A window of the Cystobacter fuscus genome harbors these coding sequences:
- a CDS encoding aldo/keto reductase, which yields MGSVRPTAFEYSLFTRKPEQNVFPVLSELGIGVTAYGVLAHGLFSGKAKSAEKGGHRSHLPWFHPGNFEQNMKLVDALAAIAAENQVTASQMAIAWALAKRTDLVPVVGARTMEQLESTLAALRLQLSAEDVARIEAAVPPEAVAGTRYLPQLMKMLDSER from the coding sequence GTGGGCTCCGTTCGCCCGACGGCATTCGAGTACTCGCTGTTCACGCGCAAGCCCGAGCAGAACGTGTTCCCGGTGTTGAGCGAGCTCGGCATCGGCGTGACGGCCTACGGCGTGCTCGCGCACGGCCTGTTCAGCGGCAAGGCGAAGTCGGCGGAGAAGGGTGGTCACCGGTCGCATCTGCCGTGGTTCCACCCGGGGAATTTCGAGCAGAACATGAAGCTGGTCGACGCGCTGGCCGCCATCGCCGCGGAGAACCAGGTGACCGCGTCGCAGATGGCCATCGCCTGGGCGTTGGCGAAACGGACGGACCTGGTGCCGGTGGTCGGCGCGCGGACCATGGAGCAGCTCGAGAGCACGCTCGCGGCCCTGCGCCTTCAGTTGAGCGCGGAAGACGTCGCGCGCATCGAAGCGGCGGTTCCGCCCGAGGCGGTCGCCGGGACCCGGTACCTGCCGCAGTTGATGAAGATGCTCGACAGCGAGCGCTAA
- a CDS encoding NADPH-dependent F420 reductase has translation MNRIGILGSGRVATVLATGLVTAGHEVGIGTRDATGAAARWTGPTVAFADPERTAREASLLINATPGDTSLERLGALREALDGKILMDVSNATRRGAGGMPAGLCYPDSSLAEHLQQALPGTRVVKALNTMLFSVMANPRALSVPPTAFLSGNDAGAKTAVGGLLQSLGWPVEWIEDLGDLSTARGTEALMLLVPHLIRRRGFAPFALTVAR, from the coding sequence ATGAATCGCATTGGCATTCTGGGCTCGGGCCGTGTCGCCACGGTGCTCGCCACCGGGCTCGTGACCGCTGGACATGAGGTGGGGATTGGAACGCGCGACGCCACCGGAGCGGCCGCGCGGTGGACCGGACCGACGGTCGCGTTCGCGGACCCCGAGCGGACGGCGCGCGAGGCCTCGCTCCTCATCAACGCCACTCCGGGAGACACCAGCCTCGAGCGGCTCGGGGCCCTGCGCGAGGCCCTGGATGGGAAGATCCTGATGGACGTGTCGAACGCGACCCGGCGCGGCGCGGGAGGGATGCCCGCGGGCCTGTGCTACCCGGACAGCAGCCTGGCCGAGCACCTGCAGCAGGCGCTGCCGGGGACGCGGGTCGTCAAGGCGCTCAACACCATGCTCTTCTCCGTCATGGCGAATCCCCGGGCCCTCTCCGTGCCTCCGACGGCGTTCCTGTCGGGCAACGACGCGGGAGCGAAGACGGCCGTCGGTGGGCTGCTTCAATCGCTCGGGTGGCCCGTGGAGTGGATCGAGGACCTGGGAGACCTCTCCACCGCCCGGGGCACGGAAGCCCTCATGCTGCTCGTGCCCCACCTCATCCGCCGCCGTGGCTTCGCGCCCTTCGCGCTCACGGTGGCGCGGTAG
- the pqqB gene encoding pyrroloquinoline quinone biosynthesis protein PqqB: MYIQILGSAAGGGFPQWNCNCANCKGYRDGTLRAKARTQSSIALSDDGVHWILCNASPDIRAQLQSFAPMQPARALRDTGINAIILLDSQIDHTTGLLSLREGCPHQVWCTDMVHQDLTTGFPLFKMLSHWNGGLQWNRIGLEGSFTIEACPNLKFTPFPLRSAAPPYSPHRFDPHPGDNLGLVVEDPRTGGKLFYAPGLYQVDAALKQHMADADCLLVDGTLWSDDEMQRRGVGTRTGREMGHLCQNGPGGMLELLDGFEKPRKVLIHINNTNPILDEDSPERAELERRGVEVAFDGMSIEL; encoded by the coding sequence ATGTACATTCAGATTCTAGGTTCAGCCGCCGGCGGTGGTTTCCCACAGTGGAACTGCAACTGCGCCAACTGCAAGGGTTACCGCGACGGTACCTTGCGCGCCAAGGCCCGCACCCAGTCCTCCATTGCCCTGTCCGATGACGGCGTGCATTGGATCCTGTGCAACGCCTCGCCCGACATTCGCGCTCAATTGCAGTCCTTCGCACCGATGCAACCGGCCAGGGCCCTGCGCGACACCGGGATCAATGCGATCATCCTGCTCGACAGCCAGATCGACCACACCACCGGCCTCTTGAGCCTGCGCGAAGGCTGCCCGCATCAGGTCTGGTGCACCGACATGGTCCACCAGGACCTGACCACGGGCTTCCCGCTGTTCAAGATGCTCAGCCACTGGAACGGTGGCCTTCAGTGGAACCGCATCGGGCTCGAAGGCAGCTTCACCATCGAAGCCTGCCCGAACCTGAAGTTCACCCCCTTCCCGCTGCGCAGCGCCGCGCCGCCCTATTCGCCGCACCGTTTCGACCCGCACCCCGGCGACAACCTGGGCCTGGTGGTCGAGGACCCACGCACTGGCGGCAAGCTGTTCTATGCGCCTGGCCTGTACCAGGTCGACGCCGCGCTCAAGCAGCACATGGCCGACGCCGACTGCCTGCTGGTCGACGGCACGCTGTGGTCGGACGACGAGATGCAGCGCCGCGGCGTCGGTACCCGTACCGGCCGCGAGATGGGCCACCTGTGCCAGAACGGTCCCGGCGGCATGCTGGAACTGCTCGACGGCTTCGAGAAGCCACGCAAGGTGCTGATCCACATCAACAACACCAACCCCATCCTCGACGAAGACTCGCCCGAGCGTGCCGAGCTCGAGCGCCGGGGCGTGGAAGTCGCCTTCGACGGCATGAGCATCGAGCTGTAG
- a CDS encoding inositol monophosphatase family protein, which translates to MRPIPSDEVLLPAVVEAVQAAGHLLKKRFSADARPGNLDAVLAALQANDEASLGVLREALTRVRPGAGWIEDELQVGRLPPGEWWVTDPAEGNINHIHGMADWCVTATLVRDNVPVLAVVYLPMTGQTYTAVRGGGAYLDGVRLRVSDKTALDAALVGTGQARPGEDRETHRRIGQSVTAMLGSALVLRVSVPATLQLIQVAAGRMEAFWQYSQVLSGLLSGALLVEEAGGRISDTHGRPWNFTSRDFLATASALHAASVEVLSTIA; encoded by the coding sequence ATGAGGCCCATTCCCTCGGATGAAGTGTTGCTGCCCGCTGTCGTGGAGGCCGTCCAGGCCGCTGGCCATCTCCTGAAGAAGCGGTTCTCCGCCGACGCGCGTCCGGGAAACCTGGACGCGGTGCTCGCCGCGCTCCAGGCCAACGATGAAGCGTCCCTGGGCGTGCTGCGGGAGGCGCTGACGCGGGTGCGTCCTGGCGCGGGCTGGATCGAGGACGAGCTCCAGGTGGGGAGGTTGCCACCGGGGGAGTGGTGGGTCACGGACCCGGCGGAGGGCAACATCAATCACATCCACGGCATGGCCGACTGGTGTGTCACGGCCACGCTGGTGCGCGACAACGTGCCGGTGCTCGCCGTGGTGTACCTGCCCATGACGGGCCAGACGTACACGGCCGTCCGGGGGGGCGGGGCGTACCTCGATGGCGTGCGCCTGCGCGTGTCGGACAAGACGGCGTTGGACGCGGCCCTGGTGGGCACCGGCCAGGCGCGGCCCGGCGAGGACCGGGAGACCCATCGGCGGATCGGCCAGTCCGTCACCGCGATGCTCGGGAGCGCGCTGGTGCTGCGGGTGTCGGTGCCGGCCACCCTGCAACTCATCCAGGTCGCGGCGGGGCGGATGGAGGCCTTCTGGCAATACAGCCAGGTCCTCTCCGGACTGCTGTCGGGAGCCCTCCTCGTCGAGGAGGCCGGCGGCCGGATCTCCGACACCCACGGCCGCCCGTGGAACTTCACGAGCCGCGACTTCCTGGCCACCGCGTCCGCTCTGCATGCCGCCTCGGTCGAGGTGCTGTCCACCATCGCCTGA
- the pqqE gene encoding pyrroloquinoline quinone biosynthesis protein PqqE, with translation MHNTGSNLAEVPPKPAVGLPLWLLAELTYRCPLQCPYCSNPLDFAAQGKELTTEEWFSVLRQGREMGAAQLGFSGGEPLVRQDLAELIGEARRLGYYTNLITSGMGLTEQKIRAFKDAGLDHIQISFQASDAQVNNMLAGSKKAFDQKLEMARMVKAHGYPMVLNFVTHRHNIDKIDRIIELCVALEADFVELATCQFYGWAQLNRVGLLPTREQLERAERITNDYRARLAAEGKPVKLIFVTPDYYEERPKACMNGWGSLFLTVTPDGTALPCHSARQLPVKFPNVRDHSLHHIWYDSFGFNRFRGYEWMPEPCRSCNEKEKDFGGCRCQAFMLTGDASNTDPVCGKSPRHDLILKAREEARTATAAIGELTFRNERNSRLITKKG, from the coding sequence GTGCACAACACTGGATCGAACTTGGCTGAAGTGCCGCCGAAGCCCGCCGTCGGCCTGCCGCTATGGCTGCTCGCCGAGCTCACCTACCGCTGCCCGCTGCAGTGCCCCTACTGCTCCAACCCCCTGGACTTCGCCGCCCAGGGCAAGGAATTGACCACCGAAGAGTGGTTTTCCGTGCTGCGCCAGGGCCGTGAGATGGGCGCGGCGCAGCTGGGCTTCTCCGGTGGCGAACCCCTGGTACGCCAGGATCTGGCCGAACTGATCGGCGAGGCCCGGCGCCTGGGTTACTACACCAACCTGATCACCTCCGGCATGGGCCTGACCGAGCAGAAGATCCGCGCCTTCAAGGACGCGGGGCTGGACCACATCCAGATTTCCTTCCAGGCCAGCGACGCGCAGGTCAACAACATGCTCGCCGGGTCGAAGAAAGCCTTCGACCAGAAGCTCGAGATGGCGCGCATGGTCAAGGCCCATGGCTACCCCATGGTGCTGAACTTCGTCACCCACCGGCACAACATCGATAAAATCGATCGCATCATCGAGTTGTGCGTGGCGCTGGAGGCGGATTTCGTCGAGCTGGCCACCTGTCAGTTCTACGGCTGGGCCCAGCTCAACCGCGTCGGCCTGCTGCCGACCCGCGAACAGCTCGAGCGCGCCGAACGCATCACCAACGACTATCGCGCCAGGCTCGCCGCCGAGGGCAAACCGGTCAAGCTGATCTTCGTCACCCCCGACTATTACGAAGAGCGGCCCAAGGCCTGCATGAATGGCTGGGGCAGCCTGTTCCTGACCGTCACCCCGGATGGCACCGCGCTGCCATGCCATAGCGCGCGCCAGCTACCGGTGAAGTTCCCCAACGTGCGCGATCACAGCCTGCACCACATCTGGTACGACTCCTTCGGCTTCAACCGCTTCCGTGGCTACGAGTGGATGCCCGAGCCGTGCCGTTCCTGCAACGAAAAGGAAAAGGACTTCGGCGGCTGCCGTTGCCAGGCCTTCATGCTGACGGGCGATGCCAGCAACACCGATCCGGTGTGTGGCAAGTCTCCACGCCACGACCTCATTCTCAAGGCCCGCGAAGAAGCCAGAACAGCCACTGCGGCCATAGGAGAACTGACATTTCGCAATGAACGAAACTCGCGCCTCATCACCAAGAAGGGCTGA
- a CDS encoding phytanoyl-CoA dioxygenase family protein yields the protein MKDAVPRNLEEALPLVKGMVPEFLRERIPPTVKERIRSMMGVPGPGVKPVVEDDSTPVTEFLSARGIQLRQLKAYRQENFPHDGPKMWLDTPDAERRIDDKLRAGLITAGEAEMCRKFSRDGYVVVEKLFDDAFLDRLWAAFLRDIQSGRVPLEPEKPGEDRSEWGRVLNIHNYVPEMAELLFHERLKQRISLLVGREAIPFQTIPSFRGSEQLPHSDAIHMTTYPLGFLSAAWVAFEDIHPDSGPLVYYPGSHRLPYFLSKETGIGPTEYKEQGRNPYTNKYEPFIQKKIDELGLKPAYFTPKKGDVLIWHHNLLHGGSRRRERSHTRKSVVCHFYASNVICYHDLSGDPAGVGVRA from the coding sequence ATGAAAGACGCTGTCCCGCGCAACCTCGAGGAGGCCCTGCCGCTCGTGAAGGGTATGGTTCCCGAGTTCCTCCGAGAGCGGATTCCTCCCACCGTCAAGGAGCGAATCCGGAGCATGATGGGCGTCCCAGGCCCCGGCGTGAAGCCCGTGGTGGAGGATGATTCGACGCCCGTCACCGAGTTCCTCTCGGCCCGGGGCATCCAGCTCCGCCAGCTCAAGGCGTACCGGCAGGAGAACTTCCCCCATGACGGGCCGAAGATGTGGCTCGACACGCCGGACGCCGAACGGCGCATTGACGACAAACTGCGCGCTGGCCTCATCACCGCCGGGGAAGCCGAGATGTGCCGCAAGTTCTCACGCGATGGCTATGTCGTCGTGGAGAAGCTCTTCGATGACGCGTTCCTCGACAGGCTTTGGGCCGCGTTCCTGCGCGATATCCAGTCGGGCCGCGTCCCACTGGAGCCGGAGAAGCCGGGTGAGGACCGCTCCGAGTGGGGGCGCGTGCTCAACATCCACAACTACGTGCCGGAGATGGCGGAGCTGCTCTTCCACGAGCGCCTGAAGCAGCGCATCTCCCTGTTGGTAGGGCGCGAGGCCATCCCCTTCCAGACCATCCCCTCGTTCCGGGGTTCGGAGCAACTGCCGCACTCAGATGCCATCCATATGACGACCTACCCGCTGGGCTTCTTGTCCGCGGCCTGGGTCGCCTTCGAGGACATCCACCCGGACTCGGGGCCACTGGTGTACTACCCGGGGAGCCATCGGCTGCCCTACTTCCTCTCGAAGGAGACGGGCATCGGGCCAACTGAGTACAAGGAGCAGGGCCGCAACCCGTACACCAACAAGTACGAGCCCTTCATCCAGAAGAAGATCGACGAGCTGGGGCTCAAGCCTGCCTACTTCACCCCGAAGAAGGGCGACGTCCTCATCTGGCACCACAACCTGCTCCACGGCGGCTCGCGGCGCCGCGAGCGCTCGCACACGCGCAAGTCGGTGGTGTGCCACTTCTACGCCAGCAACGTCATCTGCTACCACGACCTCTCGGGCGATCCAGCGGGTGTCGGGGTAAGGGCCTGA
- the pqqC gene encoding pyrroloquinoline-quinone synthase PqqC, whose product MSDKTPLTRAEFEQALRAKGAYYHIHHPYHVAMYEGRATREQIQGWVANRFYYQVNIPMKDAAILANCPDREIRREWIQRLLDHDGAPGEDGGIEAWLRLGQAVGLDPDQMRSQELVLPGVRFAVDAYVNFARRASWQEAASSSLTELFAPQIHQSRLDSWPRHYPWIDPSGYEYFRTRLGQARRDVEHGLAITLAHYTTYEGQQRMLEILQFKLDILWTMLDAMSMAYELNRPPYHTVTNQRAWHKGIAL is encoded by the coding sequence ATGAGCGACAAGACACCGCTGACCCGCGCCGAATTCGAACAGGCCCTGCGCGCCAAGGGCGCCTACTACCACATCCACCACCCCTATCACGTGGCGATGTACGAAGGCCGCGCGACCCGCGAGCAGATCCAGGGCTGGGTCGCCAACCGCTTCTACTATCAGGTCAACATCCCGATGAAGGATGCCGCGATCCTGGCCAACTGCCCGGACCGGGAGATCCGCCGCGAGTGGATCCAACGCCTGCTCGACCACGACGGCGCCCCTGGCGAGGACGGCGGCATCGAGGCCTGGCTCCGCCTCGGCCAGGCCGTGGGCCTGGATCCCGACCAGATGCGCTCCCAGGAACTGGTGCTGCCCGGCGTACGCTTCGCGGTCGACGCCTACGTCAACTTCGCCCGCCGCGCCAGTTGGCAGGAAGCGGCCAGCAGCTCGCTGACCGAGCTGTTCGCCCCGCAGATCCACCAGTCGCGCCTGGACAGCTGGCCGCGGCACTACCCATGGATCGATCCGAGCGGCTACGAGTACTTCCGCACCCGTCTGGGCCAGGCCCGGCGCGACGTCGAGCACGGCCTGGCGATCACCCTCGCTCACTACACCACCTACGAGGGCCAGCAGCGCATGCTGGAGATCCTGCAGTTCAAGCTGGACATCCTCTGGACCATGCTCGACGCCATGAGCATGGCCTACGAGCTGAACCGCCCGCCCTACCACACCGTCACCAACCAGCGCGCCTGGCACAAGGGGATCGCCCTATGA
- a CDS encoding S9 family peptidase, translated as MNETRASSPRRAESFSAAQAVAAATDFAELRVGPAGLYYNEFRPQDARCRIWRWRDGDEPRCLTPEGFSVRSRVYEYGGGSFCLGPDWLVFVNEADQQLYRQPLDGGDPVALTRGERRHGDLRQGRGVVLAVEETHAEGAVEHRLVAIGLEGGERLVLAEGADFYAAPVQSADGERLAWIEWQCPQQPWTRTRLCTLRRQADGGYGDPRCVAGDGEQAESLQQPRFSADGRLGCLSDRNGYWQPWMETAEGWAALPAMPADHAPAPWQGSASTWAPLDGERYLATWFEDGFGRLGLCEKEDRPRDFSCGYTRFRGLDLDTRYFYAIVASPMSAPAVLAIDRQTCNAQVIAGGESPLPAECISRPRPIHYPCGGETAHGFFYPACSEDSRPPLVVFIHGGPTSACYPVLDTRIQYWTQRGFAVADLNYRGSSNHGRAYREKLHEQWGVVDVEDACAVVGYLAEQGLVDGGKAFIRGGSAGGYTTLCALTFHEVFRGGASLYGVSDPLALGRVTHKFEGDYLDWLIGDPERDAERYRARTPLLHADRIEVPVIFFQGELDAVVVPQQSRDMLQALQSRGVQAEGHFYPRERHGFRQAANLAHALDAEWRFYRHILDASR; from the coding sequence ATGAACGAAACTCGCGCCTCATCACCAAGAAGGGCTGAATCCTTCAGCGCCGCCCAGGCCGTTGCCGCCGCCACCGACTTCGCCGAACTGCGGGTCGGCCCCGCCGGGCTGTACTACAACGAATTCCGTCCCCAGGACGCCCGCTGCCGGATCTGGCGCTGGCGTGACGGTGACGAGCCGCGCTGCCTGACGCCGGAGGGCTTCAGCGTGCGCAGCCGGGTCTACGAGTACGGCGGTGGCTCCTTCTGTCTGGGGCCGGACTGGCTGGTGTTCGTCAACGAGGCGGACCAGCAGCTCTATCGCCAACCGCTCGACGGCGGCGATCCGGTTGCGCTGACCCGGGGCGAGCGGCGCCATGGCGACCTGCGCCAGGGGCGCGGCGTGGTGCTGGCCGTCGAGGAGACCCATGCCGAAGGCGCGGTGGAACACCGCCTGGTGGCCATCGGCCTGGAAGGTGGCGAACGCCTCGTATTGGCCGAAGGCGCCGACTTCTATGCCGCGCCCGTGCAGAGTGCAGACGGCGAGCGCCTGGCCTGGATCGAATGGCAGTGCCCCCAGCAGCCCTGGACGCGCACGCGGCTGTGCACGCTTCGACGCCAGGCCGATGGCGGCTACGGCGACCCACGGTGCGTGGCCGGCGACGGCGAGCAGGCCGAATCCCTGCAGCAACCGCGTTTCAGCGCCGATGGCCGGCTCGGCTGTCTGTCCGACCGCAACGGCTATTGGCAACCCTGGATGGAAACCGCTGAAGGCTGGGCCGCGCTGCCAGCGATGCCGGCCGATCACGCCCCGGCGCCCTGGCAGGGCAGCGCCAGCACCTGGGCACCGCTGGACGGCGAGCGCTACCTGGCCACCTGGTTCGAGGACGGCTTCGGCCGCCTGGGCCTGTGTGAAAAAGAAGATCGCCCGCGGGATTTCAGCTGCGGCTACACCCGTTTCCGCGGCCTGGACCTGGACACCCGCTATTTCTACGCCATCGTCGCCTCGCCGATGAGCGCCCCGGCGGTGCTGGCGATCGACCGCCAGACCTGCAACGCGCAGGTCATCGCAGGCGGCGAATCGCCCCTGCCCGCCGAGTGCATCAGCCGTCCGCGGCCGATCCACTACCCCTGCGGCGGCGAAACCGCCCATGGCTTCTTCTATCCCGCCTGCAGCGAGGACAGCCGTCCGCCGCTGGTGGTGTTCATCCATGGCGGGCCGACCTCGGCCTGCTATCCGGTACTCGATACGCGCATCCAGTACTGGACCCAGCGCGGCTTCGCCGTCGCCGACCTGAACTACCGCGGCAGCAGCAACCATGGCCGCGCCTACCGTGAAAAGCTCCATGAGCAATGGGGCGTGGTGGACGTCGAAGATGCCTGCGCCGTGGTCGGCTACCTGGCCGAGCAGGGCCTGGTCGACGGTGGCAAGGCATTCATCCGCGGCGGCAGCGCTGGCGGCTACACCACGCTCTGCGCGCTGACGTTCCACGAGGTATTTCGCGGTGGCGCCAGTCTGTATGGCGTCAGCGATCCCCTGGCCCTGGGCCGGGTGACGCACAAGTTCGAAGGCGATTACCTCGACTGGCTGATCGGCGACCCCGAGCGCGACGCCGAGCGCTACCGCGCACGGACACCGCTATTGCATGCCGATCGCATCGAGGTGCCGGTGATCTTCTTCCAGGGCGAGCTGGATGCCGTGGTGGTACCGCAGCAGAGCCGCGACATGTTGCAAGCACTGCAAAGCCGGGGCGTGCAGGCCGAGGGGCATTTCTACCCGCGGGAGCGCCATGGCTTCCGTCAGGCGGCGAACCTGGCCCACGCCCTGGATGCCGAATGGCGCTTCTACCGGCACATCCTCGACGCTTCGCGATGA
- a CDS encoding glycosyltransferase family 2 protein produces MIGPDNPRVLLSAAVMTKDSLRTLPECLDSLDFCDEIVVVDDHSTDGTWEYLQSRGAKVRAFQRKLDTFASHRRAMCAQARGEWVLIVDADEKALPGLGEEIRALLGRGSPRHDAYHVPQKNTLPDHWPRPVYFWTSQKRLLRLAKVRWEDSEWIHVPALHEGKAGRLEHGLSHRSYDSVSHLLRKQISYAQSGAKHFHARGRRASLASAVSHTVGAFFKFYLLKGLCRFGMGGLTVATALAFHVFAKYALLWEMNSGRASAGERARVPGDTHV; encoded by the coding sequence ATGATCGGCCCCGACAACCCCCGCGTCCTGCTCAGCGCAGCGGTGATGACCAAGGACAGCCTGCGCACCCTCCCGGAGTGCCTCGACTCGCTCGACTTCTGCGATGAGATCGTCGTCGTCGATGATCACTCCACCGATGGCACCTGGGAGTACCTCCAGTCCCGCGGGGCCAAGGTACGCGCCTTCCAGCGCAAGCTCGACACCTTCGCCTCGCATCGCCGGGCGATGTGCGCCCAGGCGCGCGGCGAGTGGGTGCTCATCGTGGACGCCGACGAGAAGGCCCTGCCCGGACTGGGCGAGGAGATCCGCGCGCTGCTCGGCCGGGGCTCGCCTCGGCATGACGCCTACCACGTGCCCCAGAAGAACACCCTGCCGGACCACTGGCCGCGGCCGGTCTACTTCTGGACCTCGCAGAAGCGGCTGCTGCGCCTGGCCAAGGTGCGCTGGGAGGACTCGGAGTGGATCCACGTGCCCGCGCTCCACGAGGGCAAGGCGGGCCGGCTCGAGCACGGGCTGTCCCACCGCTCCTACGACTCGGTCTCCCACCTGCTGCGCAAGCAGATCAGCTACGCCCAGAGCGGCGCCAAACACTTCCATGCGCGTGGGCGCCGCGCTTCGCTGGCGAGCGCCGTCAGCCACACGGTGGGCGCCTTCTTCAAGTTCTACCTGCTCAAGGGCCTGTGCCGCTTCGGCATGGGCGGACTGACGGTGGCCACCGCGCTCGCGTTCCACGTCTTCGCCAAGTACGCGCTCTTGTGGGAGATGAACTCGGGCCGGGCGAGCGCGGGCGAGCGCGCGCGGGTGCCCGGAGACACCCACGTGTAG
- the pqqA gene encoding pyrroloquinoline quinone precursor peptide PqqA yields MWTKPAYTDLRIGFEVTMYASNR; encoded by the coding sequence ATGTGGACCAAGCCCGCTTACACCGACCTGCGCATCGGCTTCGAAGTCACCATGTACGCCTCCAACCGCTGA
- the pqqD gene encoding pyrroloquinoline quinone biosynthesis peptide chaperone PqqD, producing MSFDRNLTPRWRQGYRFQYEPAQKAHVLLYPEGMIKLNESAAAIGGLIDGVRSVQTIINALDQRYPGVPELGEDVEQFMEVARAQHWIELG from the coding sequence ATGAGCTTCGATCGCAACCTGACACCCCGCTGGCGTCAGGGCTATCGGTTCCAGTACGAACCGGCCCAGAAGGCTCACGTCCTGCTCTATCCCGAAGGAATGATCAAGCTCAACGAGAGCGCCGCCGCCATCGGCGGTCTGATCGACGGCGTCCGCTCCGTGCAGACGATCATCAACGCGCTGGACCAGCGGTACCCCGGCGTCCCCGAGCTCGGTGAAGACGTCGAGCAATTCATGGAGGTCGCCCGTGCACAACACTGGATCGAACTTGGCTGA
- a CDS encoding TetR/AcrR family transcriptional regulator encodes MPRTGLSAAELRTKAIDVALEHIRAHGFEKVRLTDVARELGVSHVALYAHFANKEALLDAVLERWLEETSVALEKVCASNRKPAQKLEQWFVNQYAMKRDRALHDRATYSAFETATAAKKPFVKAYLARRSAQLVGLLDEAGFGSPQRHAEVLLDGMAGFFHPRLILESAEQNREPELKRVLQTLLRGLERGA; translated from the coding sequence ATGCCCCGCACCGGACTTTCCGCCGCTGAACTCAGGACCAAGGCCATCGACGTCGCGCTCGAACACATCCGCGCGCACGGGTTCGAGAAGGTGCGGCTCACCGACGTGGCCCGGGAGCTCGGCGTCAGCCACGTCGCGCTCTACGCGCATTTCGCGAACAAGGAAGCGCTGCTCGACGCGGTGCTCGAACGGTGGCTCGAGGAGACGAGCGTCGCCCTCGAGAAAGTCTGCGCGTCGAATCGCAAACCGGCGCAGAAGCTCGAGCAGTGGTTCGTGAACCAATACGCGATGAAACGCGATCGCGCGCTCCATGATCGCGCCACCTATTCGGCGTTCGAGACGGCCACCGCGGCGAAGAAGCCGTTCGTGAAGGCCTATCTCGCGCGGCGGAGCGCACAGCTCGTCGGTCTGCTCGACGAAGCCGGTTTCGGTTCACCGCAACGCCACGCCGAGGTGCTGCTCGACGGCATGGCCGGCTTCTTTCATCCCCGCTTGATTCTCGAGAGCGCCGAGCAGAATCGCGAGCCGGAGCTCAAGCGGGTGCTGCAGACGCTCCTGCGCGGGCTCGAACGAGGAGCGTGA
- a CDS encoding TetR/AcrR family transcriptional regulator, giving the protein MASRTTPHPLEPRKKPGQARSAATVAAVLEAAARILETEGFEGYTTNAVARRAGISIGSLYQYFPSKDAITKALMLRETTQLLADVAAIHTDAGGRAGLERLIAVAVAYQFRRPALARLLDMEERRLPVGEEVRRIGEQLLLTVQRCLDAPDLAGTFRSPSAAEDLLAIVKGLVDAAGDRGESDDAALLSRVHRAVFGYLDYTPS; this is encoded by the coding sequence ATGGCCTCCCGAACCACTCCCCACCCGCTCGAGCCGAGGAAGAAACCCGGTCAGGCCCGCTCGGCGGCGACCGTCGCGGCCGTGCTCGAAGCCGCTGCTCGCATTCTGGAGACCGAGGGCTTCGAGGGGTACACCACCAACGCCGTGGCCCGGCGTGCCGGCATCAGCATCGGCTCGCTGTACCAGTACTTTCCCAGCAAGGACGCCATCACCAAGGCGCTGATGCTCCGGGAGACGACCCAGCTCCTGGCGGATGTCGCCGCCATCCATACGGACGCGGGCGGGCGCGCGGGCCTCGAGCGGCTCATCGCGGTGGCCGTTGCCTATCAGTTCCGGCGTCCGGCCCTCGCGCGGCTGCTGGACATGGAGGAGCGCCGTCTGCCCGTTGGGGAAGAGGTGCGGCGCATTGGCGAGCAGCTGCTCCTCACCGTCCAGCGGTGTCTCGACGCGCCGGACCTCGCGGGCACGTTCCGCTCACCGTCCGCCGCCGAGGATCTCCTGGCGATCGTGAAGGGCCTCGTCGACGCCGCGGGGGACCGGGGCGAGAGCGACGACGCGGCCCTCCTCTCCCGCGTGCACCGGGCCGTCTTCGGCTACCTGGACTACACGCCGTCCTGA